From the genome of Rattus rattus isolate New Zealand chromosome 6, Rrattus_CSIRO_v1, whole genome shotgun sequence:
AGAACAACAGAGCCTCCTGACCATTATTAAGTCTCCAAAACCGTGAGCCAAGAGAACCGTGCCTCCTCTTGAGTTGCGTCAGGCACTTTGTCACAGCGAGGCAAGTGGCTTACGGAGTATGCACTTCCCTTTTCATAATTACCAGGCTCCTCTGGGAGTTATGATTAGTTACCCTGGGATGAATCCTGTGTTTTtatatcttgtttgttttcattttaacttgtTCCCCCCCACCTTCAGgactagagattgaacccagagcctcacacatgctaagtaaGCGGCCCTACTGCCCATCTAATATCCTTaacccttaaaaacaaaacaaaacaaaactattgatCGTGGATGAAGAGATGGGTCAGTTAATAAAATGCTTTCCAGGTAACCATGAGGATTTGAGTTTCTATCCCACATTGAAAGCACATGTGATGCCctcaccagggaggcagagacagaaggccCTGGGGCTTGTAGGCCACCAGTCTAGTCCAATCAGCAAGTTCCAGATCTAATGACAGGTCCTGTCTTCTAAAATAAGGTGGAAATCAACTGAAGAACAAATGTAATATCAAcctttggcctctacatgcatgcacacactatcTCCAAAAGATGaagactatgtgtgtgtatacatatatataaaatatatatttatatatgtatatattgtatcatatcttatatttatatcatttatatcatattatataattgttatataattatatataattatacaatttaatataatatataatgatatgtataataatatacatattatatatcatattatatatgatatttatcataatgtataatgtatattatatagtatatttatattatatcatatatcatatatattacatagcatcatattatatataatactatgataataaatatataatctatatttatatatagggtctttatatatatttctggCTGGCATAGAATTTGCTATTAAaacaagctggcctcgaactcacaaagatccacatgtctctgcctcctgggtgctgggattaaagacttgcatTACCACACCTAGCCCTTCTTTTTATGATATATGTGTGGTCGGGGCTGTGGATGGAACTCAGTTGAGTATTTGTCCAGCATACATgaaactctgggttcaattccctgcaccacataaaccaggcatggtggtatatgcttACAAATACAGCATTCCAAAGGTGAACGTGGGactatcagaagttcaaggctagcctgaaaaacaggagaccttgcctcaaaacaaacatatCTATAAACATATTGCAATCATAATCATGCTTGTAAAAAACATACTACTTTCTCGATTTTATCAAATATGTCACGTTTAAACATCAAGTCATCTTATAAATGTCTTTTGATTTGgcttatccattcattcatttattcattttgagtCATGGCTTCAAAACTATTtggagctgaggctgaccttgaacttctgattctcctgcctctatctccccagtgctggaatcacTCACAGGCATTCACTAGCACACCTGTATTCGGCGGTGCTGGGGtctagaacccagggcctcatacacaTTAACCCAGCacactaccaactgagttacattcagctttcctttttaaaaatctctatttATCTTATTTGTTTTCAGATAGTCTCTCTCTGTAACTCGAGCTTTCCTTGAACTTGAGTCCATTCTCTGGCCTGAGCCTTCATGTGCTGGAATTAGTCATGAGCCACTACACTCGGGTTGTAAATGTCTTTTTTAAGCAggtagggaggcaggcagggcagggtaCCAGCAGGCTAGACCAAATAGATGGTGGTCAGCAGTTAGCTGAGAAGGCACCGTCCCCACAGCAGGATATCGGCTTGAAAGTGTTGCCGGAACCCCTGAAGGTGAGCATCGTGGGTTCAGGGAACTGGGCGTCAGCTGTTTCAAAAATCATTGGGAACAATGTGAAGACCACGAAGAAGTTCGCTTCCCCGGTCAAGATGTGGGTATTTGAAGAGATCGTCAATGGGAGGAAGCTGACAGACATCATCAACACTGATCACGAAAACGTAAAGTACCTTCCCGGATACAGGCTGCCCGAGAATGTGATAGCTACTCCAAGTCTCAGCCAGGCTGTGCAGGACGCAGACCTGCTGGTGTTTGCTTTCCCACACCAGTTCATTCGAAAAATCTGTGATGAACTCGCTGAAGTGGTGCCCAGGAAAGCCCGAGGCCTCACCCTCATCAAAGGCATAGACGAAGGCCCCGAGAGCCTGAAACTTATCTCTGACATCATCCGAGAGAAGGTGAACATAGATGTCAGCGTGCTGATGGGGGCCAACTTAGCCAATGAGGTGGCCGCAGAGCAGTTCTGCGAGACCACCATTGGCAGCAAGGTGCTGAAGAACGGCCTTCTCTTCAAAGAGCTGTTTCAGACCCCCAACTTCCGAGTCACTGTGGTCGAAGATCCAGACACGGTGGAGCTGTGCGGAGCTCTAAAGAACATTGTCGCCATGGGGTCCGGGTTCTGCGACAGCTTCTGTTGTGGAAACAGCACCAAGGCTGCTGTCATCCGCCTGGGCCTCATGGAGATGATTTCTTTTGTCAGGACCTTCTCCAAGGGCCAAGTGTCCATAGCCACTTTCCTGGAGAGCTGTGGGGTGGCTGACCTCATCAGTACCTGCTACGGGGGGCGGAACCGAAAGGTAGCGGAAGCCTTCGGCAGGACAGGAAAAAGCCTTGAGGAGTTGGAGAAGGAGATGCTGAAGGGACAGAAGCTGCAAGGGCCACACACCTCTGCCCAGGTGTACCGCATCCTCAAGCAGAAGGGGCTGCTGGACAAGTTTCCACTGTTCACAGTTGTGTATCAAATCTGTTACGAGGGCAGAGCAGTTACCGAGCTGATACCCTGTCTACAGAACCACCCAGAGCACAGGCGAAGGGAACTGGGGAAAAGCCCAGCTCTACCTCACCCATCTCAGGGTCACACGGACACCGGACGTGACAGTAAGATGGTTGCCTGCCTTTCTGTCATCTTGGACACATGAATTTCTGGGTCATGAGAGAGGACTCAGTGGCTGATGTACTGGGTAACaactacacatacacaatgaatgtgaaaaaacacagcaaagaaaaaaaatacagcttgGGAGTTGAATCAGGATCCCAGTGAGATTCAGCGTTgtttcttgtgtctgtgtgtgcaggtgtgtcagtgtgtccGGCGGGGGAAGCTTATGGGTCTTTGTGGGTGGTATATGTTTAGGAACAAGTTGTAAATTGAGCATGAACAAgtgcatggtgtgtatgtatgtgtgtatatgtgtgtatgtatgtgtgtttgtgtgtgtatatgagtgcgtgcatgtgtgtcagcTGGGGGTGTGTGTCAGCTGGGGGGGCATATAGGTCTTTGTTGGTGggatatgtgtttatatacacacatatgtgtgtgcatgaacaagtgcatggtgtgtgtgtgtgtgtgtgtgtgtgtgtgtgtgtgtgtgagcatgtgtgcaggAGTTGGGTCATCTGTCAGTGCTCTCTATGCCTTGCTGGCTTTCCCACTCTAACGGTGACACGCTCCCCCATGGAGAAGGGTATCTTCCCTGTATGACTTGTGTGACATCAACAGAAGTCAACGCTCAGCAGTGGAGCTGTCCCTTCAGCGTTTGGTTTTGCTGTACTGGCTCactttttgtcaccttgacacacactagagtcacctgggaagagggaggctctgctgaggaactgcctccatcagatttcCTGTGAACACGTGtgaggggcattttcttgatcactgatgtgggagggtctgCCTGGTGTGGACAGTCCCATCCCTGGGATAGTGGTTCTGGTTTGCTTAAGAAAGAaggctaaggggttggggatttagctcagtggtagaggtgttgcctagcaagcgcaaggccctgggctcggtccccagctctgaaaaaaagaaaatgaaaaaagaaagaaagaaagaaagaaattggcaCTGGACACGGACTATTGCTGTGGCAGACTGGCCATGTTGTTTGGGGAGAACTGTGCAAACATTTGGAACTTTGGGTCGGAACTGGCAGTGAGTGTTCAGCATGGGAAACAGAGTGAGAGTAGTGCAGAAAATGGGGGCCTGGCCTGTGACAgttcagagggaagcaaaggtTCCATTGGTGGCCTGCCAGGTGGCAGCAGCAcaaggcctttaattccagcactcaggaggcagaagcaaggggatctctgtgagttcaaggacagcccggggctacacagagaaaccttgtctcaaatatgAATATAGCTATAGATAAATCATTAGGGTAAATTCTTTTGCAAAGGTATTTCCTCAGGAACAGAATACAGAAGCTATGGTACGGAGGGGGCCAAGGCTGCATCTCTAGCTGGTGGCTGAACTTGGTAACGTGAGTCTCCCACATGTTCCTGGTTTTAAAAGAATGAAGGGGTCacggagagcagctgaggcttggcaccgtgTTGCAGAGTTGGAACCCCTGCAGAGAGGCTAAGAAGCCATTGGTAAAGGTGAAGCCTCAGTTGTGAAGATCTCTGGTTGAAGAAGCTAAGGCTTAGCACAGAAAGAGCCAaagttggggtcaatctaaggccagtgggaaagttcCACCTCAAACCTCCAggcacaaagacccctcccttccatgGAGTAGTTAGTTCCTGGAGCAACTGcaaaccaaactgtcaaacaaagctacctgtgactTCCAACTGACCTCCCCTTGACTCCCAACCATCCCCCCTGGAAAGCCCAGAATGGTCCACTGGTCACGAGTCAGTTTGGAGGTCACTTTGCCCCATCAATAATACCTTGCCTAGttaccaattgtttgaattctgctcccaattgtttgcaaggtatataactccctgtcagAGTCTGCTCGGGGTCCTCTCCCCTTGAAATGGGAGGTCCCCAGCATGctggaattaaactcctcttgctattgcatcgATCATTGTCTCCAAGactctcattcaagaggtcctggaggAGGTTCAATCCAGAACTCACAGCACCGTGTACCAGGATCAGAGTCCCTACAGAGGCTAGGTGAGGCCACTGTTGAACATGTCGCCTCAGTTGGAATTAAGACCTCAGCGTTTTGTAGATGCCAGGACTGTGGATAACCACCAAGGACAGTGGTGGGTGTGGCATGGAGCTGGCCTGAGCCCATCAGACATGTTGTTCATGCTATAGATGGCAGACATAGAGAGGTGGACCCATCCAAGCCCTTTGGAGAGCAGATAATTTGTAAGTCCCAGACATCAGACACTGACCTATTCAAAATGGTTGGAGTCTAGTTTTGCTCTGATTGTGACTGTGTCCTTATTATTCTTAGAATAAAAAagtatgttaattttttatttaatagaatCCCAAAGTTAAGAGACTGTAGGTATTTTAGAGACATTGGACTTTtataaagtgttaaaaaaaattaaaaatggt
Proteins encoded in this window:
- the LOC116903016 gene encoding glycerol-3-phosphate dehydrogenase 1-like protein isoform X1, encoding MSHYTRVVNVFFKQVGRQAGQGTSRLDQIDGGQQLAEKAPSPQQDIGLKVLPEPLKVSIVGSGNWASAVSKIIGNNVKTTKKFASPVKMWVFEEIVNGRKLTDIINTDHENVKYLPGYRLPENVIATPSLSQAVQDADLLVFAFPHQFIRKICDELAEVVPRKARGLTLIKGIDEGPESLKLISDIIREKVNIDVSVLMGANLANEVAAEQFCETTIGSKVLKNGLLFKELFQTPNFRVTVVEDPDTVELCGALKNIVAMGSGFCDSFCCGNSTKAAVIRLGLMEMISFVRTFSKGQVSIATFLESCGVADLISTCYGGRNRKVAEAFGRTGKSLEELEKEMLKGQKLQGPHTSAQVYRILKQKGLLDKFPLFTVVYQICYEGRAVTELIPCLQNHPEHRRRELGKSPALPHPSQGHTDTGRDSKMVACLSVILDT
- the LOC116903016 gene encoding glycerol-3-phosphate dehydrogenase 1-like protein isoform X2 encodes the protein MWVFEEIVNGRKLTDIINTDHENVKYLPGYRLPENVIATPSLSQAVQDADLLVFAFPHQFIRKICDELAEVVPRKARGLTLIKGIDEGPESLKLISDIIREKVNIDVSVLMGANLANEVAAEQFCETTIGSKVLKNGLLFKELFQTPNFRVTVVEDPDTVELCGALKNIVAMGSGFCDSFCCGNSTKAAVIRLGLMEMISFVRTFSKGQVSIATFLESCGVADLISTCYGGRNRKVAEAFGRTGKSLEELEKEMLKGQKLQGPHTSAQVYRILKQKGLLDKFPLFTVVYQICYEGRAVTELIPCLQNHPEHRRRELGKSPALPHPSQGHTDTGRDSKMVACLSVILDT